The following proteins are encoded in a genomic region of Fimbriiglobus ruber:
- a CDS encoding phage baseplate protein yields the protein MTLLSDINFGLGLLSSFGQQVDVVGIYANGADTNNPTAAVNSTILNSILGTSNAPAFGQLFANARPMKATVRETSKVMEHPVETGSMIADHHIINPVEIDLPLIISSQYYAATYNQIRQAFVNATALSVKTRVGIYSDMIVADMPHEEEADMYDVITINLRLKQVLYVVPGGGQLVNFQPADPLNSNTLAGGLQQAAALGTQASNAVGAALSYVKLGKFL from the coding sequence ATGACCCTCCTGTCCGACATCAACTTCGGTCTCGGGCTGCTCAGCTCGTTCGGGCAGCAGGTCGACGTGGTCGGCATCTACGCCAACGGGGCGGACACGAACAACCCGACCGCAGCCGTCAACAGCACGATCCTGAACTCCATCCTGGGCACGTCGAACGCCCCCGCGTTCGGGCAACTGTTCGCGAACGCCCGGCCCATGAAGGCGACCGTCCGCGAGACCTCGAAGGTCATGGAGCACCCGGTCGAAACCGGGTCCATGATCGCCGACCACCACATCATCAACCCGGTCGAGATCGACCTCCCGCTGATCATCAGTTCGCAATATTACGCCGCCACCTACAACCAGATCCGCCAGGCGTTCGTGAACGCCACCGCCCTCTCGGTCAAGACCCGCGTCGGCATCTACTCCGATATGATCGTTGCCGACATGCCGCACGAGGAAGAGGCGGACATGTACGACGTGATCACCATTAACCTGCGGCTCAAGCAGGTTCTATACGTCGTCCCGGGCGGGGGCCAACTGGTCAACTTCCAGCCCGCCGACCCGCTGAACAGCAATACCCTCGCGGGGGGCTTACAGCAAGCCGCCGCTCTGGGGACGCAAGCGTCGAACGCGGTCGGGGCCGCCCTGAGTTACGTCAAGTTGGGGAAATTCTTATGA
- a CDS encoding baseplate hub protein, with translation MQAGADNQTLWVTNAGTSRKNTGYLISEGTGMVGIPQVSDQGVTVRVMLTSAIQIGGQVTIQSITNPAANGTFKVMKMDYEIASRDQPFWFTLLCSNLAVFQGSAG, from the coding sequence ATTCAGGCCGGGGCCGACAACCAGACCCTCTGGGTCACCAACGCCGGGACCTCGCGGAAGAACACCGGTTACCTGATCTCTGAAGGCACCGGCATGGTCGGCATCCCGCAAGTTTCCGACCAGGGTGTGACCGTCCGGGTGATGCTGACCAGCGCGATTCAGATCGGGGGCCAGGTGACGATCCAGAGTATTACCAACCCCGCGGCTAACGGCACGTTCAAGGTGATGAAGATGGACTACGAGATTGCCAGCCGCGACCAGCCGTTCTGGTTCACCCTGCTCTGCTCCAACCTCGCCGTCTTCCAGGGCTCGGCCGGATGA